The DNA window CTGTCTATCATAAAAACCGGCATTCGCAAAATCGATGAAAGCCTTTACGGCAAGCGGCGCATCGTCTTTGAAGAAATCGAGCCTGAAGTTCCCGTGCTCCGTTTCGACGATAGCATAGTAATCCTTTTCGGGATTGTACCGCTTGATGACGCTTATGTTGAGTTCGTTGGATATCATGTCTCCATCTTTCCAGACCAGCGTGTATCTTCCCGGCTTTTTCAGAGCGGGGAAGTTCTTTGTCAGATCGAGCATGATGCCGTAGAAAAAGTGTGGTTTCAGGGTGGCGGGATGCTGTTCGCCGGCCTCTTCCGGTGTTGTTTCTGCTTTTATCTCGTTCCCCTTTTCATCTTTCAAGACGTACCATTTTGAAAAGGGGGCCGAAACGGGATTGCCCAGTGTCTCTGTTGAGTCATTGGCCAGCGTGATTTCCACTTCAACGGGGTCCCCTTCATAGTAATAGATCCTGTTGATATTGAGGAAAGCACGGATTTGTTTCGCCTCTTCTTTCTTCTCCGTTTCCTGAGAGGGAGCTGCACTCTTTTCCTCCTCGCTCTGTGCCATGGCGATAGAGCAAAAGCAGGAAGACGGAAAGGCAACCAGGGCAAGGATGATCAACGAGAAAGAGGTCCACGCTAATTTTCTTTCTTTCATCATGCTAAATTCCTTCTTTAAAAATATTAAAAAGTATATTTTCTATTGGCATTCTTGTCAAACGATCGGACTTTTTATGTTGAGGGAAATTATCAATTCGGG is part of the Acidobacteriota bacterium genome and encodes:
- a CDS encoding peptidylprolyl isomerase — encoded protein: MMKERKLAWTSFSLIILALVAFPSSCFCSIAMAQSEEEKSAAPSQETEKKEEAKQIRAFLNINRIYYYEGDPVEVEITLANDSTETLGNPVSAPFSKWYVLKDEKGNEIKAETTPEEAGEQHPATLKPHFFYGIMLDLTKNFPALKKPGRYTLVWKDGDMISNELNISVIKRYNPEKDYYAIVETEHGNFRLDFFKDDAPLAVKAFIDFANAGFYDRQIFYQTKPADYVMAGDPMGDGSGTSGLPFPAESNTIPIVTGTVMMIQYLAAPPRNDGKFLITLKPRPEKTGFFTVFAQVTDGLEAVKKISVVPTTELVQEPFFKPLKDVVIKKITIFEKEKEKEKEKEKEKEKEE